DNA from Gramella sp. MAR_2010_147:
AGTATATCTATCGATTATTTAAGTAGATTGAATGAGCGTTATGAAGCATGGGTACATAATTATGATAAAGGAAATTTGCTAATTATTGACGTAGATAATATTAACTTTGTAGACAATCCAGAAGATCTTGGAGATATTATTAACCGTATTGATGGACAGTTACACGGACTTTTTTAAAATGAAATGAATATGGAATCGACAAAATTAAAAAGACCAAAACATAAGGGTTCTCCTAAGTTGTTTGACAACCCTATACTTGAAAAACTAACACATACGCATATATCACTTCCTCTTATCATTTTCGGGGTTATATCTGCCGCTTTAGTTTACTATGGTGTTATTGAAAAAGGTTTTGAAGCTCCAGCAATGATTGGTTTATTTCTTGCCGGACTTTTCTTTTTCACTTTTATAGAGTACGTGATGCATAGATATTTATACCACATCCCTGCAACCACACCCAGAAAACAGAAAATTTCTTATACCATGCATGGGGTTCATCATGATTATCCAAAAGATAAGTCAAGACTGGCCATGCCACCACTGTTAAGCTTAATTATAGCAACGGTGTTGTTTATAATCTATCGTGCCGTATTAGGAGATTATGTCTTCGGATTTTTAGCAGGTTTCTTAATTGGATACGCTGCCTATCTCGCAGTTCATTATTCTGTACATGCCTTTAAAGTTCCTGATAATTTTCTAAAAATATTATGGCATCATCATAGTATACACCATTACAGAGAGCCAGACAGGGCTTTTGGAGTCTCTTCTCCTCTATGGGACCAGATCTTTAGAACAATGCCCAGAAAAGCGCCTAATAGTCAGCGTGCAGCTGTTGGAACCAGTATAGATCCTAGTTAAATTAGACTTTAGAAGAATAATAGAAATCGGTATGCTAAATTAAGCTTACCGATTTTTTTATTGGATCTCGTTACTGAATAAACCCATTCTCCCTGGCATGCTTTTCAGCTTCATTTGAATTTTCCGCAAGTAAAACAGGCACCGTATCAAAATTATCAATCAAACTCCTAACCCGCTGCATTTGTTTCTTGTGCTTTACGCTACGAAGATAAATCGCCAGTATCCTGTCTGAGTACTGAGCAGCGATATCTGTATAAATACTGGCATCATGTTCCCCGCTATCGCCTATGAGGATAAATTTCATATCAGGATAGGTTTCAAGGATGTTAGTAATCTCTTTTTGTTTATGTGGCTTTTCGGGTTTTAAGGTTCTATCAAAAGGAGTGACGAAATCTCTGAGTAATATGGGGCCTTTAGGAAACCTATTATGATCCAGAAATAATTTTAAATATTCGTATAAATTCCAGGGGCTATTGCTCAAATAAAATATAGGATTCTTCGATTCTCCAGATTGTCCCTTATGTAGTTTTTGATATAGATCTGGCGCACCTTTAAACGGAATCCTGGCGTAAGCATTGGTAAGCAACGAATTTTTTAACAGGCGAAGTTTTAAGAACGAAGTGACCCCCGTTTGTAAGATCGTATCATCAATGTCGCTAATCACCCCATATTCAGCATCTACATGTGGAACGAGAAATTCGCCTATAGCAGGATTGTCTATTAATTCGGTTTTTGGTGCAAGTTCATTTTTATAATAAACTTCAAATTCCAGCCAGCCTTCTTTATCTGCATGTTCAGCCAGGTTTTCATCAATTGTTTTGTCGAAGAGAAAGTAGCCTTCATCATCTGTTTTTCCTGTTAGGTTTACTTTATCCCTAAGGATTAATTGCATCTCCGCATCCGGGATCTCAAAACTATCAAACTGTTTCCAGGTATTTTTTATCGTCTTCCATATAGACTGGTCTTTGACAATATGAAGTGGTTCGTTATCCAGAACACGACCTTTAATATATAAGTGAGAATAAGTACCATAACTTCTATAAGGCAACACATAAACCTGATCCAGATTTTTGTATCTGCCTAAAACTTTCTTGAAACGTTTACGCATTAAGGCTGGTAGTTTTTTTCAATTTAGGTTATATTCTCAAAAGCCGCGTAAATAGTAGGAAGTTTTATAAATTATTTAATATTTATAATTCATTGAGGTGAGATAAAGCTTCTTCCATATCAATTTTATCGAGAAGCACTGGCTGAAAAATGTCTCCGTTTTTTTCTAATCTTTCTGGCATATTCTGAATATTAAAATCTGTGATTTTAATTCCTTTCTTGAGTTCTTTCCACCCTAAGGGAGTTGAAACCGGGGCTCCCGGTTTGGGTCGTACGCAATATGCTGAAGCCAGGGTTTGACCGCGACGGTTTTGTAAATAATCCAGATAGATCTTCCCTTTTCTATTCTTTACAGCTCGTTCCATGCTCGTAAGGCCTTTCGTTCTTTCCTGTATAAAATAACAGATCAATTTCGTGAAATCACGAGCTTCCTCATGTGAATAACCGGCTTGAAGTGGAAGATAAATATGGAGCCCACTGGAGCCTGAAGTTTTTAAATAGGCTTTTATTTTGGCTTCATTCAAAATTTCCTGTGCCACCTGGGCTACTTCTATAACCTCATCAAAAGTATTTTCATTTGAAGGATCTAAGTCAATCACTGAATAATCCGGGTTTTCCAGATTATTGATGCGGGAATTCCAGGAATTTATTTCTATACAACCCAGATTGGCCATGTATAAAAGCGTCGCTTCATTCTGGCAAAGAAGATATTTTATCTGTTTATCGGCAGATTTTGAGTATATCTGTTCTGTTTCTACCCAGGATTCTAAAAGTCCCTCATTATCTTTCTGATAAAATCCTTTTTTATCGATTCCGTTTGGATGCCTATGTAAATTCTGAGGTCTATCCTTAAGATAGGGTAATATATAATCTGAAATTTTTATATAGTAATCAATAAGGTCATATTTCCGAAGTCCAGAATCCGGCCAGTAAATTTTGTCTAGATTGGTTAGTTTTACGTCTTTTCCGTTTACTTCCAAACTATTATTGGATGATGTGGTTTTTGTCTTTCGAGATTCCTGAGGTAATTCAGTGTTTATTTCTTTGGTCGGCTTGTCTTCTCGCAAACCTTTATATACAGGGTGTCTCATTCTGCCGGCTGAGGTCCATTCCGAAAAAGTAACTTCGCATACCAGCTCCGGTTTGATCCAATTCGCTTTTCTTCCTTTTAAATTCGGTTTATCTTTGAAGGGAATAGCAGTAGTTTCAAGCTCCTTCATCTTCTTCAGTAATTCCTGCTGGGATTTATTTGAAAAACCGGTACCACAGTTCCCTATATATTCAAAGTCAGTATCTTTTACTATTCCCAGGATCAGAGAACCAAATAAGGCTCCTTCAGAATCTGTATATCCACAGATGATAGTCTCCAGGCTCTCATTTGCTTTAACTTTCAACCATTTTTCAGTTCTATAGCCCGGAGTATAGGTGGAATCAGCTTTCTTAGCCATAACTCCTTCCATGCCCGCATCGATGGCTTTCTGATAAAAAGAAGTACCCATTCCCTCTATATGATCACAATAGACAGCTATATTGGTTTCTTCAAGCACCTCCGGGATAAGGCTTTTGCGTTCCATTAATTTTAAATCCAGCATACTATGTCCGTTTAGGTAGAGCATATCAAAAACATAAAATTTCAGAGTTCCTTTAGTCTTCGGACTATAATTCTGTAATTTTTGAAAATCGGGAATACCATTTTTATCTACCACTACCACCTCACCATCCAGAATGGCTTCATGGGGAATATTTTCCAGGTCCTCTACCAGATTCGGAAATTTGGTATTATAAGAAATACCATTTCGGGAATGAAGAGTGACTTCTCCATCATTAACATGGGCTATAATCCGGTAGCCATCCCATTTTAGCTCATAGATCCAATTGGGATCGTTGAAAATCTTTTTCGTGGTAGAAGCCAGCATTGGTTTTACCGCATCTCTGAATTCAAGCTTTACTACCTTCCCCGGTATTTTAGCCTCTTTTTCCAGGAGATCTTCGGCGTCATAATTAAGATCTGTAGCGTTTTGATCTTTTTTCTTAATAAGCAGCCATTGATTCTTCTTATCTCCCCGATTTGTTTTTACCAGAGCAAACTCGCCTTTTAACTTTTTTCCGAAGAATTTAATTTTAAGATTTCCTGTATGAACCTGTTCTGAAAGATCTTTCGAAATGGCCGACTCAAAAATCCCCTTATCCCAAATTTGCATTTCCCCTGCTCCATAATTCCCTTTAGGAATGCTGGCCTGAAAAGTCAAATATTTTATCGGGTGATCCTCGGTTTGAATGGCCAGTCTTTTATCTTTTGGATTCATCGACGGACCTTTGGGAACTGCCCAACTTTTGAGCACCCCATCTATTTCCAGTCTGAGGTCATAATGCAACCTGCTGGCCTGATGCCGCTGAATAACAAATCTCCGTTTATTTTCTTCAGAAATTTCGCCTACAGGCTCCGGCGTATTCTTAAAGTCTCTTTTCTGAATATAGTCCTCGAGGCTCATTTTCTATGAGGCTTTACCTTTTTTCTTTTTGTCCAGACTGGCCTTCAATTGCGCCATTAGATCTTTAGCCGGGGTTGGGTCACTTTTAAATTCTTTCACCTCAGATTTTTCACCAGTAGCTTTAGATTCGATAATTTTCATTAACTGGTCATTATAAACATCCTTATATTTCTTAAAATCGAATTCGGTGGTGTATTGTTCAATCAGGGAAACTGCCATATCCACCTCTTTCTTTTTTACCGTTGCCTTGGACATCTTAAGTTCTGAAGGGTTTCTTATTTCATCCATAAACCTTATTACATGCAGGACGAGTACCTTTTTATATACACCTATGAGACTAAGGTGCTCTTTTTGCCTCATTACAAAAGTAGCTACACCAAGCTTGCCAGTTTCCTCGAGAGAATCCCGAAGAAGATTATATGACTTCCCTCCTTCTTTTTGAGGTTCAAGAAAATAGGGTTTTTTAAATAGCACATCGGCTACTTCACTCTCCTCTATAAATTCTTCGATATCTATAGTTTTGCTTTTCTTGAGGTTCGCTTTTTCAAAATCTTCTTTCTCCAGGATCACATAGCCTTCATCTTTCTTAAATCCCTTTACAATATCTTTCCATTCTACCTCCTTGCCTGTATCTTCATTCACTCTTTTATAGCGAATCTTACCGTTATCCCGTCTATCCAGCATATCCAGATCCAATTTCCGATCTTCCGATCCGGAATATAATTTTACCGGTATAGAAACCAGTCCAAAGCTTATAGAACCATTCCAGATTGATCTCATTTAATGGTTTCTTAAGGCGTTAATCAACTCCTCCTTAGACATATCACTTCTACCGTCAATACCTACTTCTTTAGCTTTTTGGTATAGCTCCTCTTTAGTTCGCTCCTCATACTTTTCCGCTTTACCACCTTTTTTTCCTGAATTAGGATCATTAGCTATACGAGCTGCTTTCTCCTTACTTACACCCTGATCCCTTAATTTTTCGTACTGCTCGTCGTTTTTAATGTGTGGTCCGTGATCTTTAGCCATAATTATGTTTTTTTGATTTATCTAAAATTACGATTTCATCACTTTAAATAGAACTATAAAAAACAGATTAACCAGAGTTTAACGGTTAGTTTTAACAAGGTTAAACGCTTATTAATACTTTGTTAAGAAACAGAGTCCCGGGTTTATATGATTTTACTGCTACTCATATTTCAGATGGAAATGCAAATCCAGTTTATTTGATAAAAATGAGTTAATTAGGTTAAAAATTTCCCGGATTTTGAAATGGTATTATAAATTTAAAAGTCGAAAAATGATTCAAATAATGGATTAATATTTTTTCCAAAAAGGAGGATGAGTTATGAATATTTCTGAAAAGAAAAAGACGGTGGAATTACTGGAAAAACTGAGGATTCTAAATTACAAAAGCGCCTATATTTATAAGATAATCGCAGGAAATGAGAAGCGTTTGATATTGAAATTTTTTTATGAGAAAATCTATCATCAGAAACTTGAATTTTTAAAGGACATTGAAGATAAAATTGAACAGCTAAAAAAAGAGATCTCACCTATAAAAGACCCAAAACTACTCTCATTCTATAAAAGGAAAAAATGTGAATTGACACAGTTTTACCTGAAATATAAACTGAGTCATAAATATGCTGATATCCATAATAGAGAGTGGAAAAGTTATAAAAAATACAGAAAATATCTTTCTAAAATTAATCACGCATGCGTGAGGGAACTTCTGTTGGCCCATAAACATAAAATTAAACACAACATTATCAACATGAACAACACAGGGGTAATGAAATTTCCTATTGCATAAAAAAACCTCCGCATTTTGAGCGGAGGTTCTTGTTTTTAAAAGGTACTTAATAATTTATCTAATCTCATCCACCTTGCTTCTAACCTCGGTTTCTTTTCCTTCAAATTCAAAGGTTTCTGTAACTTCCTCTCCATTATCTGATCTTGTCACTACTACATATGCTGTTACAAAATCATTTTCTGTGGTTTTTTCCATTTTCACTTCTTTGGAAATAATCTTAGAATCATTTTCAGAAGTATAAACAGTCGCAGTTTCTTCCTGATTCGGTATTTCCCCTTCCGTATGGCCACCAAGAATTGGCGCAATCACAAGACCAATCAGGCAAGTTAGCTTTATCAGAATATTCATTGATGGGCCTGAAGTATCTTTAAAAGGATCTCCTACCGTATCGCCGGTTACAGCCGCTTTATGAGCATCAGACCCCTTATAGGTCATTTCACCATTGATCATCACACCAGCTTCAAAAGATTTTTTGGCATTATCCCACGCACCTCCGGCGTTATTTTGAAATATAGCCCATAAGACACCGCTCACCGTTACACCGGCCATATAACCACCAAGCATTTCAGCGATCAGTACATTTTCATATCCAAAAGCCATTGGAAGAAACGCTATAAGAATAGGGAAACCAATAGTGATTACTCCAGGCAATAACATTTCCTTTAGCGCCGCTTCCGTAGAGATCGCCACACATTTATCGTATTCAGGCTTTCCGGTTCCTTCCATAATTCCCGGAATATCTTTAAACTGCCTTCTAACCTCTCTCACCATTTGCATAGCTGCTTTTCCAACGGAACTCATGGCAAGGGCAGAGAAGACAACGGGTACCATACCTCCAACAAAAAGCATCGCCAGAACTGGCGCTTTAAAGATATTGATGCCGTCTATTCCAGTAAAGGTTACATAAGCTGCAAAAAGCGCCAGAGATGTTAATGCTGCGGAAGCGATCGCAAAACCTTTCCCGGTTGCAGCAGTGGTATTACCTACGGAATCCAGAATATCTGTTCTTTCCCTAACCTCTGAAGGCAATTCGCTCATTTCAGCAATACCTCCGGCATTATCTGCGATGGGTCCAAAGGCATCAATAGCGAGTTGCATCGCTGTAGTAGCCATCATTGCTGAAGCTGCCAGAGCAACCCCGTAGAAGCCTGCAAAGGCATATGAAGCCCAGATTGCTGTTGCGAACAATAAAATTGAAAAGAATGTAGAGATCATCCCGGTTGAAAGACCGGCAATAATATTGGTAGCAGCTCCTGTACTTGAGTTCTGGACAATACTCATTACTGGTTTTTTACCTAATCCGGTATAATATTCAGTAACCGCAGAAATTACTCCACCCACTATAATTCCCACTAACGAAGCGTAGAAAACATTCAGGGAACTAATAGATTTCATTTCAAAACCTTCCTGCCCACCTACAAAGAAGCCCATGGTCATAGATTCTGACGGCAACATCCAGGTAACTAAGAAATAACTCGCAATGGCTACCAGAATAATCGATACCCAGTTTCCAATATTCAGTGCTTTTTGAACTTCAGATTCTTTGGCATCGTTAGATTTTATACGAACCAATAATGTTCCTATTATGGAAATGATAATCCCGGCACCGGCAATTGCCATTGGCAATAAAATCGGGCCTATTCCTCCAAAACCTTCAGAAGTGATATCACCTCCCATATCTTCAATGATATAATTTCCTAGAACCATTGCTGCAAGTACGGTAGCTACATAACTACCAAAAAGATCGGCTCCCATCCCGGCAACATCACCTACATTATCACCAACGTTATCTGCAATCGTTGCAGGATTACGAGGATCATCTTCAGGAATTCCGGCTTCCACCTTTCCAACCAGATCGGCTCCAACGTCTGCTGCTTTGGTGTAAATTCCACCACCTACACGAGCAAACAACGCGATAGATTCGGCACCCAGTGAAAAACCTGCCAGCGTTTCCAGCACGATCGTCATTTGTTGAGTATTGGTCCATTCTCCTCCCATAAAATAATTAAAGAAAAGAATAAAGAAACCTGTGAGACCCAGTACGGCGAGACCTGCAACTCCTAATCCCATCACGGTTCCCCCTCCAAAAGATACATTTAAAGCTTTCGGTAAACTGGTTCTTGCGGCCTGAGTAGTTCTTACATTGGTTTGGGTTGC
Protein-coding regions in this window:
- a CDS encoding Rho termination factor N-terminal domain-containing protein codes for the protein MAKDHGPHIKNDEQYEKLRDQGVSKEKAARIANDPNSGKKGGKAEKYEERTKEELYQKAKEVGIDGRSDMSKEELINALRNH
- a CDS encoding sterol desaturase family protein; protein product: MESTKLKRPKHKGSPKLFDNPILEKLTHTHISLPLIIFGVISAALVYYGVIEKGFEAPAMIGLFLAGLFFFTFIEYVMHRYLYHIPATTPRKQKISYTMHGVHHDYPKDKSRLAMPPLLSLIIATVLFIIYRAVLGDYVFGFLAGFLIGYAAYLAVHYSVHAFKVPDNFLKILWHHHSIHHYREPDRAFGVSSPLWDQIFRTMPRKAPNSQRAAVGTSIDPS
- a CDS encoding sodium-translocating pyrophosphatase, which codes for MEAIMIYMPAVLAIIGLIYMWVKRSWVMKQDSGDGKMKEISAHIYEGALAFLKAEYKLLTLFVIGASIALAAIAYFVPTTHYLIIVAFIFGAFFSALAGNMGMKIATQTNVRTTQAARTSLPKALNVSFGGGTVMGLGVAGLAVLGLTGFFILFFNYFMGGEWTNTQQMTIVLETLAGFSLGAESIALFARVGGGIYTKAADVGADLVGKVEAGIPEDDPRNPATIADNVGDNVGDVAGMGADLFGSYVATVLAAMVLGNYIIEDMGGDITSEGFGGIGPILLPMAIAGAGIIISIIGTLLVRIKSNDAKESEVQKALNIGNWVSIILVAIASYFLVTWMLPSESMTMGFFVGGQEGFEMKSISSLNVFYASLVGIIVGGVISAVTEYYTGLGKKPVMSIVQNSSTGAATNIIAGLSTGMISTFFSILLFATAIWASYAFAGFYGVALAASAMMATTAMQLAIDAFGPIADNAGGIAEMSELPSEVRERTDILDSVGNTTAATGKGFAIASAALTSLALFAAYVTFTGIDGINIFKAPVLAMLFVGGMVPVVFSALAMSSVGKAAMQMVREVRRQFKDIPGIMEGTGKPEYDKCVAISTEAALKEMLLPGVITIGFPILIAFLPMAFGYENVLIAEMLGGYMAGVTVSGVLWAIFQNNAGGAWDNAKKSFEAGVMINGEMTYKGSDAHKAAVTGDTVGDPFKDTSGPSMNILIKLTCLIGLVIAPILGGHTEGEIPNQEETATVYTSENDSKIISKEVKMEKTTENDFVTAYVVVTRSDNGEEVTETFEFEGKETEVRSKVDEIR
- a CDS encoding Ku protein, translating into MRSIWNGSISFGLVSIPVKLYSGSEDRKLDLDMLDRRDNGKIRYKRVNEDTGKEVEWKDIVKGFKKDEGYVILEKEDFEKANLKKSKTIDIEEFIEESEVADVLFKKPYFLEPQKEGGKSYNLLRDSLEETGKLGVATFVMRQKEHLSLIGVYKKVLVLHVIRFMDEIRNPSELKMSKATVKKKEVDMAVSLIEQYTTEFDFKKYKDVYNDQLMKIIESKATGEKSEVKEFKSDPTPAKDLMAQLKASLDKKKKGKAS
- the ligD gene encoding DNA ligase D, which produces MSLEDYIQKRDFKNTPEPVGEISEENKRRFVIQRHQASRLHYDLRLEIDGVLKSWAVPKGPSMNPKDKRLAIQTEDHPIKYLTFQASIPKGNYGAGEMQIWDKGIFESAISKDLSEQVHTGNLKIKFFGKKLKGEFALVKTNRGDKKNQWLLIKKKDQNATDLNYDAEDLLEKEAKIPGKVVKLEFRDAVKPMLASTTKKIFNDPNWIYELKWDGYRIIAHVNDGEVTLHSRNGISYNTKFPNLVEDLENIPHEAILDGEVVVVDKNGIPDFQKLQNYSPKTKGTLKFYVFDMLYLNGHSMLDLKLMERKSLIPEVLEETNIAVYCDHIEGMGTSFYQKAIDAGMEGVMAKKADSTYTPGYRTEKWLKVKANESLETIICGYTDSEGALFGSLILGIVKDTDFEYIGNCGTGFSNKSQQELLKKMKELETTAIPFKDKPNLKGRKANWIKPELVCEVTFSEWTSAGRMRHPVYKGLREDKPTKEINTELPQESRKTKTTSSNNSLEVNGKDVKLTNLDKIYWPDSGLRKYDLIDYYIKISDYILPYLKDRPQNLHRHPNGIDKKGFYQKDNEGLLESWVETEQIYSKSADKQIKYLLCQNEATLLYMANLGCIEINSWNSRINNLENPDYSVIDLDPSNENTFDEVIEVAQVAQEILNEAKIKAYLKTSGSSGLHIYLPLQAGYSHEEARDFTKLICYFIQERTKGLTSMERAVKNRKGKIYLDYLQNRRGQTLASAYCVRPKPGAPVSTPLGWKELKKGIKITDFNIQNMPERLEKNGDIFQPVLLDKIDMEEALSHLNEL
- a CDS encoding phosphatase domain-containing protein, which encodes MRKRFKKVLGRYKNLDQVYVLPYRSYGTYSHLYIKGRVLDNEPLHIVKDQSIWKTIKNTWKQFDSFEIPDAEMQLILRDKVNLTGKTDDEGYFLFDKTIDENLAEHADKEGWLEFEVYYKNELAPKTELIDNPAIGEFLVPHVDAEYGVISDIDDTILQTGVTSFLKLRLLKNSLLTNAYARIPFKGAPDLYQKLHKGQSGESKNPIFYLSNSPWNLYEYLKLFLDHNRFPKGPILLRDFVTPFDRTLKPEKPHKQKEITNILETYPDMKFILIGDSGEHDASIYTDIAAQYSDRILAIYLRSVKHKKQMQRVRSLIDNFDTVPVLLAENSNEAEKHARENGFIQ